In the Plodia interpunctella isolate USDA-ARS_2022_Savannah chromosome 6, ilPloInte3.2, whole genome shotgun sequence genome, one interval contains:
- the Rfx gene encoding transcription factor RFX3 isoform X3 — protein MAARLAGPAQGAGAGAGGTSPSAVRELIVIPEIPNSIHLQHAIHQVSSNVVEVNGDSSGHSSPTAETQHTYITVSMQGAWQPPPVKPEDDSDQESEAGNGVNYHVQYVEPQEIYTQNHQQHLEPLRTYPVYSVTTVAGAADAAAPEWPAAAEFTAYHEVAADEAETPASPAQPARSPVQPPRMPPATVQWLLDKYETAEGVSLPRSTLYAHYLRHCTAHRLDPVNAASFGKLIRSVFIGLRTRRLGTRGNSKYHYYGIRAKANADSPPRDMGEDKGEMSDQQEPRARSPETETEAAVEAHRQYLGARAAPEPAPLHVELPPDVPRSALDALREHHRAHGVEFLEAVSALDTSAVERARRSFWRRSAADSGGLCRRTLWRLAARRDVAQWLKNADLQLYQTAVDLLMPDVLRPIPPQLTQAIRNFAKSLEGALSAGSSGAPAAAAAAQASAAAALAAALRRYTSLNHLAQAARAVLNNQLQIQQMLADLNRVDFRVVREQAAWACSCGSSSTAHRLEVDFKATLGRGATLEQWASWLERCVSGALAPHAARADFTARARRLLLDWSFYSSLVIRELTLRSAASFGSFHLLRLLYDEYVSYVIERRVAAHRAAPPIAVMHAQQDCELSEDNGGGPEEDDNEWEWEDDDDDSDEPGPDKKPRADS, from the exons AtggcggcgcggctggccgGGCCTGCTcag GGCGCCGGCGCGGGCGCAGGCGGGACGTCGCCGAGCGCCGTGCGCGAGCTGATCGTGATACCGGAGATTCCAAACTCCATTCATCTACAGCATGCCATACACCAG GTGTCAAGCAATGTGGTAGAAGTGAACGGAGACAGCTCGGGGCACTCTAGCCCCACCGCGGAGACCCAGCACACCTATATAACAGTTTCGA TGCAGGGCGCATGGCAGCCGCCGCCTGTCAAGCCGGAGGACGACAGTGATCAAGAaa GCGAAGCGGGTAATGGCGTCAACTACCACGTGCAGTATGTGGAGCCCCAGGAGATCTATACACAGAACCATCAGCAGCATCT GGAGCCGCTGCGCACGTACCCGGTGTACAGCGTGACCACGGTGGCGGGCGCGGCCGACGCTGCTGCGCCCGAGTGGCCCGCCGCCGCGGAGTTCACCGCATACCACGAG GTGGCAGCGGATGAAGCGGAGACGCCGGCGTCGCCCGCGCAGCCGGCGCGGTCGCCGGTGCAGCCGCCGCGCATGCCGCCCGCCACCGTGCAGTGGCTGCTGGACAAGTACGAGACTGCCGAGG GCGTCTCGCTCCCACGGTCGACGCTCTACGCGCATTACCTCCGCCACTGCACCGCACATCGCCTCGATCCCGTCAACGCAGCCTCCTTCGGGAAACTCATCAGATCTGTCTTCATCGGCCTAAGGACACGCAG GCTCGGTACGCGCGGGAACTCCAAGTACCACTACTATGGGATAAGGGCGAAGGCCAACGCTGATTCGCCCCCCAGGGACATGGGCGAGGACAAGGGGGAGATGTCCGATCAGCAG GAGCCGCGCGCGCGGTCGCCGGAGACGGAGACGGAGGCGGCAGTGGAGGCGCACCGGCAGTACCtgggcgcgcgcgcggcgccggAGCCCGCGCCGCTGCACGTGGAGCTGCCGCCCGACGTGCCGCGCTCGGCGCTCGACGCGCTCCGGGAACACCACAG GGCGCACGGCGTAGAATTCCTGGAAGCCGTGAGCGCTCTGGACACGAGCGCGGTGGAGCGCGCGCGGCGCTCGTTCTGGCGCCGCAGCGCCGCCGACAGCGGCGGGCTGTGTCGCCGCACGCTGTGGCGTTTGGCCGCCAG GAGGGATGTAGCCCAGTGGCTGAAGAACGCGGACCTGCAGCTGTATCAGACGGCCGTGGACCTGCTGATGCCGGACGTGCTGCGTCCGATACCGCCGCAACTCACACAG GCCATACGCAACTTCGCGAAGAGCCTGGAGGGTGCCCTGTCGGCTGGCAGCAGCggcgcgcccgccgccgccgccgcggcGCAGGcgagcgcggcggcggcgctggCGGCCGCGCTGCGCCGCTACACCTCGCTCAACCATCTCGCGCAGGCCGCGCGCGCCGTGCTCAACAACCAGCTGCAGATACAGCAG ATGCTAGCGGACTTGAATCGCGTGGATTTCCGCGTGGTGCGCGAACAAGCGGCCTGGGCGTGTTCCTGCGGGAGCTCCTCCACTGCGCACAGGCTGGAGGTGGACTTTAAG GCGACGCTCGGGCGCGGCGCGACGCTGGAGCAGTGGGCGTCGTGGCTGGAGCGCTGCGTGTCGGGCGCGCTGGCGCCGCACGCCGCGCGCGCGGACTTCactgcgcgcgcgcgccgcctgCTGCTCGACTGGTCCTTCTACTCCTCGCTCGTCATCCGCGAGCTCACGCTCAG GTCGGCGGCGTCGTTCGGGTCGTTCCACTTGCTGCGGCTGCTGTACGACGAGTACGTGTCGTACGTGATCGAGCGCCGCGTGGCCGCGCaccgcgccgcgccgcccaTCGCCGTCATGCACGCGCAACAG GACTGTGAGCTGTCGGAGGACAACGGCGGCGGGCCGGAGGAGGACGACAACGAGTGGGAGTGGGAGGACGACGACGACGATTCCGACGAGCCCGGGCCCGACAAGAAGCCCCGCGCAGACTCTTAA
- the Rfx gene encoding transcription factor RFX3 isoform X2: MSEMGFETVFYLENFDCAGDEVLVESSPPPSPGMAARLAGPAQGAGAGAGGTSPSAVRELIVIPEIPNSIHLQHAIHQVSSNVVEVNGDSSGHSSPTAETQHTYITVSSEAGNGVNYHVQYVEPQEIYTQNHQQHLEPLRTYPVYSVTTVAGAADAAAPEWPAAAEFTAYHEVAADEAETPASPAQPARSPVQPPRMPPATVQWLLDKYETAEGVSLPRSTLYAHYLRHCTAHRLDPVNAASFGKLIRSVFIGLRTRRLGTRGNSKYHYYGIRAKANADSPPRDMGEDKGEMSDQQEPRARSPETETEAAVEAHRQYLGARAAPEPAPLHVELPPDVPRSALDALREHHRAHGVEFLEAVSALDTSAVERARRSFWRRSAADSGGLCRRTLWRLAARRDVAQWLKNADLQLYQTAVDLLMPDVLRPIPPQLTQAIRNFAKSLEGALSAGSSGAPAAAAAAQASAAAALAAALRRYTSLNHLAQAARAVLNNQLQIQQMLADLNRVDFRVVREQAAWACSCGSSSTAHRLEVDFKATLGRGATLEQWASWLERCVSGALAPHAARADFTARARRLLLDWSFYSSLVIRELTLRSAASFGSFHLLRLLYDEYVSYVIERRVAAHRAAPPIAVMHAQQDCELSEDNGGGPEEDDNEWEWEDDDDDSDEPGPDKKPRADS, encoded by the exons atgagTGAAATGGGATTCGAGACTGTGTTTTACCTTGAGA ATTTTGATTGCGCAGGCGACGAGGTGCTGGTGGAATCGTCCCCGCCCCCCTCTCCCGGAAtggcggcgcggctggccgGGCCTGCTcag GGCGCCGGCGCGGGCGCAGGCGGGACGTCGCCGAGCGCCGTGCGCGAGCTGATCGTGATACCGGAGATTCCAAACTCCATTCATCTACAGCATGCCATACACCAG GTGTCAAGCAATGTGGTAGAAGTGAACGGAGACAGCTCGGGGCACTCTAGCCCCACCGCGGAGACCCAGCACACCTATATAACAGTTTCGA GCGAAGCGGGTAATGGCGTCAACTACCACGTGCAGTATGTGGAGCCCCAGGAGATCTATACACAGAACCATCAGCAGCATCT GGAGCCGCTGCGCACGTACCCGGTGTACAGCGTGACCACGGTGGCGGGCGCGGCCGACGCTGCTGCGCCCGAGTGGCCCGCCGCCGCGGAGTTCACCGCATACCACGAG GTGGCAGCGGATGAAGCGGAGACGCCGGCGTCGCCCGCGCAGCCGGCGCGGTCGCCGGTGCAGCCGCCGCGCATGCCGCCCGCCACCGTGCAGTGGCTGCTGGACAAGTACGAGACTGCCGAGG GCGTCTCGCTCCCACGGTCGACGCTCTACGCGCATTACCTCCGCCACTGCACCGCACATCGCCTCGATCCCGTCAACGCAGCCTCCTTCGGGAAACTCATCAGATCTGTCTTCATCGGCCTAAGGACACGCAG GCTCGGTACGCGCGGGAACTCCAAGTACCACTACTATGGGATAAGGGCGAAGGCCAACGCTGATTCGCCCCCCAGGGACATGGGCGAGGACAAGGGGGAGATGTCCGATCAGCAG GAGCCGCGCGCGCGGTCGCCGGAGACGGAGACGGAGGCGGCAGTGGAGGCGCACCGGCAGTACCtgggcgcgcgcgcggcgccggAGCCCGCGCCGCTGCACGTGGAGCTGCCGCCCGACGTGCCGCGCTCGGCGCTCGACGCGCTCCGGGAACACCACAG GGCGCACGGCGTAGAATTCCTGGAAGCCGTGAGCGCTCTGGACACGAGCGCGGTGGAGCGCGCGCGGCGCTCGTTCTGGCGCCGCAGCGCCGCCGACAGCGGCGGGCTGTGTCGCCGCACGCTGTGGCGTTTGGCCGCCAG GAGGGATGTAGCCCAGTGGCTGAAGAACGCGGACCTGCAGCTGTATCAGACGGCCGTGGACCTGCTGATGCCGGACGTGCTGCGTCCGATACCGCCGCAACTCACACAG GCCATACGCAACTTCGCGAAGAGCCTGGAGGGTGCCCTGTCGGCTGGCAGCAGCggcgcgcccgccgccgccgccgcggcGCAGGcgagcgcggcggcggcgctggCGGCCGCGCTGCGCCGCTACACCTCGCTCAACCATCTCGCGCAGGCCGCGCGCGCCGTGCTCAACAACCAGCTGCAGATACAGCAG ATGCTAGCGGACTTGAATCGCGTGGATTTCCGCGTGGTGCGCGAACAAGCGGCCTGGGCGTGTTCCTGCGGGAGCTCCTCCACTGCGCACAGGCTGGAGGTGGACTTTAAG GCGACGCTCGGGCGCGGCGCGACGCTGGAGCAGTGGGCGTCGTGGCTGGAGCGCTGCGTGTCGGGCGCGCTGGCGCCGCACGCCGCGCGCGCGGACTTCactgcgcgcgcgcgccgcctgCTGCTCGACTGGTCCTTCTACTCCTCGCTCGTCATCCGCGAGCTCACGCTCAG GTCGGCGGCGTCGTTCGGGTCGTTCCACTTGCTGCGGCTGCTGTACGACGAGTACGTGTCGTACGTGATCGAGCGCCGCGTGGCCGCGCaccgcgccgcgccgcccaTCGCCGTCATGCACGCGCAACAG GACTGTGAGCTGTCGGAGGACAACGGCGGCGGGCCGGAGGAGGACGACAACGAGTGGGAGTGGGAGGACGACGACGACGATTCCGACGAGCCCGGGCCCGACAAGAAGCCCCGCGCAGACTCTTAA
- the Rfx gene encoding transcription factor RFX3 isoform X1, which produces MSEMGFETVFYLENFDCAGDEVLVESSPPPSPGMAARLAGPAQGAGAGAGGTSPSAVRELIVIPEIPNSIHLQHAIHQVSSNVVEVNGDSSGHSSPTAETQHTYITVSMQGAWQPPPVKPEDDSDQESEAGNGVNYHVQYVEPQEIYTQNHQQHLEPLRTYPVYSVTTVAGAADAAAPEWPAAAEFTAYHEVAADEAETPASPAQPARSPVQPPRMPPATVQWLLDKYETAEGVSLPRSTLYAHYLRHCTAHRLDPVNAASFGKLIRSVFIGLRTRRLGTRGNSKYHYYGIRAKANADSPPRDMGEDKGEMSDQQEPRARSPETETEAAVEAHRQYLGARAAPEPAPLHVELPPDVPRSALDALREHHRAHGVEFLEAVSALDTSAVERARRSFWRRSAADSGGLCRRTLWRLAARRDVAQWLKNADLQLYQTAVDLLMPDVLRPIPPQLTQAIRNFAKSLEGALSAGSSGAPAAAAAAQASAAAALAAALRRYTSLNHLAQAARAVLNNQLQIQQMLADLNRVDFRVVREQAAWACSCGSSSTAHRLEVDFKATLGRGATLEQWASWLERCVSGALAPHAARADFTARARRLLLDWSFYSSLVIRELTLRSAASFGSFHLLRLLYDEYVSYVIERRVAAHRAAPPIAVMHAQQDCELSEDNGGGPEEDDNEWEWEDDDDDSDEPGPDKKPRADS; this is translated from the exons atgagTGAAATGGGATTCGAGACTGTGTTTTACCTTGAGA ATTTTGATTGCGCAGGCGACGAGGTGCTGGTGGAATCGTCCCCGCCCCCCTCTCCCGGAAtggcggcgcggctggccgGGCCTGCTcag GGCGCCGGCGCGGGCGCAGGCGGGACGTCGCCGAGCGCCGTGCGCGAGCTGATCGTGATACCGGAGATTCCAAACTCCATTCATCTACAGCATGCCATACACCAG GTGTCAAGCAATGTGGTAGAAGTGAACGGAGACAGCTCGGGGCACTCTAGCCCCACCGCGGAGACCCAGCACACCTATATAACAGTTTCGA TGCAGGGCGCATGGCAGCCGCCGCCTGTCAAGCCGGAGGACGACAGTGATCAAGAaa GCGAAGCGGGTAATGGCGTCAACTACCACGTGCAGTATGTGGAGCCCCAGGAGATCTATACACAGAACCATCAGCAGCATCT GGAGCCGCTGCGCACGTACCCGGTGTACAGCGTGACCACGGTGGCGGGCGCGGCCGACGCTGCTGCGCCCGAGTGGCCCGCCGCCGCGGAGTTCACCGCATACCACGAG GTGGCAGCGGATGAAGCGGAGACGCCGGCGTCGCCCGCGCAGCCGGCGCGGTCGCCGGTGCAGCCGCCGCGCATGCCGCCCGCCACCGTGCAGTGGCTGCTGGACAAGTACGAGACTGCCGAGG GCGTCTCGCTCCCACGGTCGACGCTCTACGCGCATTACCTCCGCCACTGCACCGCACATCGCCTCGATCCCGTCAACGCAGCCTCCTTCGGGAAACTCATCAGATCTGTCTTCATCGGCCTAAGGACACGCAG GCTCGGTACGCGCGGGAACTCCAAGTACCACTACTATGGGATAAGGGCGAAGGCCAACGCTGATTCGCCCCCCAGGGACATGGGCGAGGACAAGGGGGAGATGTCCGATCAGCAG GAGCCGCGCGCGCGGTCGCCGGAGACGGAGACGGAGGCGGCAGTGGAGGCGCACCGGCAGTACCtgggcgcgcgcgcggcgccggAGCCCGCGCCGCTGCACGTGGAGCTGCCGCCCGACGTGCCGCGCTCGGCGCTCGACGCGCTCCGGGAACACCACAG GGCGCACGGCGTAGAATTCCTGGAAGCCGTGAGCGCTCTGGACACGAGCGCGGTGGAGCGCGCGCGGCGCTCGTTCTGGCGCCGCAGCGCCGCCGACAGCGGCGGGCTGTGTCGCCGCACGCTGTGGCGTTTGGCCGCCAG GAGGGATGTAGCCCAGTGGCTGAAGAACGCGGACCTGCAGCTGTATCAGACGGCCGTGGACCTGCTGATGCCGGACGTGCTGCGTCCGATACCGCCGCAACTCACACAG GCCATACGCAACTTCGCGAAGAGCCTGGAGGGTGCCCTGTCGGCTGGCAGCAGCggcgcgcccgccgccgccgccgcggcGCAGGcgagcgcggcggcggcgctggCGGCCGCGCTGCGCCGCTACACCTCGCTCAACCATCTCGCGCAGGCCGCGCGCGCCGTGCTCAACAACCAGCTGCAGATACAGCAG ATGCTAGCGGACTTGAATCGCGTGGATTTCCGCGTGGTGCGCGAACAAGCGGCCTGGGCGTGTTCCTGCGGGAGCTCCTCCACTGCGCACAGGCTGGAGGTGGACTTTAAG GCGACGCTCGGGCGCGGCGCGACGCTGGAGCAGTGGGCGTCGTGGCTGGAGCGCTGCGTGTCGGGCGCGCTGGCGCCGCACGCCGCGCGCGCGGACTTCactgcgcgcgcgcgccgcctgCTGCTCGACTGGTCCTTCTACTCCTCGCTCGTCATCCGCGAGCTCACGCTCAG GTCGGCGGCGTCGTTCGGGTCGTTCCACTTGCTGCGGCTGCTGTACGACGAGTACGTGTCGTACGTGATCGAGCGCCGCGTGGCCGCGCaccgcgccgcgccgcccaTCGCCGTCATGCACGCGCAACAG GACTGTGAGCTGTCGGAGGACAACGGCGGCGGGCCGGAGGAGGACGACAACGAGTGGGAGTGGGAGGACGACGACGACGATTCCGACGAGCCCGGGCCCGACAAGAAGCCCCGCGCAGACTCTTAA